A genomic window from Punica granatum isolate Tunisia-2019 chromosome 2, ASM765513v2, whole genome shotgun sequence includes:
- the LOC116195867 gene encoding meiotic nuclear division protein 1 homolog isoform X2, whose product MSKKRGLSLEEKREKMLQIFYESQDFFLLKELEKLGPRKGVISQSVKDVVQSLVDDDLVSKDKIGTSVYFWSLPSCAGNQLRNVSRKLEADLQSSKKRLQELTDQRQTLKKGREESDEREEALSELKAIEQKHNELKDEMEQYADNDPAAFEAKKEAIAVAHAAANRWTDNIFTLRQWCSNNFPEAKEQLEHMYKEIGITEDFDYLELPSAG is encoded by the exons ATG TCTAAGAAACGGGGTCTTTCGCTGGAGGAGAAAAGGGAGAAGATGCTTCAGATATTTTACGAGTCACAGGATTTCTTCCTT CTAAAGGAACTTGAAAAGTTGGGGCCCAGGAAAGGTGTGATTTCGCAGTCTGTGAAAGATGTTGTTCAGAGCTTAGTTGATGACGACCTTGTCTCAAAGGATAAGATAGGAACTTCT GTATACTTTTGGAGCCTTCCCAGCTGTGCAGGAAATCAG TTAAGGAATGTGAGCCGTAAACTTGAAGCTGATCTACAGAGCAGCAAGAAGCGGCTTCAAGAACTAACTGATCAGCGTCAGACACTAAAGAAGGGACGAGAGGAATCT GATGAACGAGAGGAAGCATTAAGTGAACTGAAAGCAATCGAACAAAAGCACAATGAGCTGAAG GATGAGATGGAGCAGTATGCAGACAATGATCCAGCTGCCTTTGAAGCAAAGA AGGAAGCAATAGCAGTTGCCCATGCTGCAGCTAACCGATGGACAG ATAACATTTTTACGCTGCGGCAGTGGTGCTCAAACAATTTTCCAGAAGCCAAAGAACAGTTAGAACACATGTACAAGGAG ATTGGGATAACTGAGGATTTCGACTATTTGGAACTGCCATCTGCTGGTTGA
- the LOC116195867 gene encoding meiotic nuclear division protein 1 homolog isoform X1 encodes MQSKKRGLSLEEKREKMLQIFYESQDFFLLKELEKLGPRKGVISQSVKDVVQSLVDDDLVSKDKIGTSVYFWSLPSCAGNQLRNVSRKLEADLQSSKKRLQELTDQRQTLKKGREESDEREEALSELKAIEQKHNELKDEMEQYADNDPAAFEAKKEAIAVAHAAANRWTDNIFTLRQWCSNNFPEAKEQLEHMYKEIGITEDFDYLELPSAG; translated from the exons ATGCAGTCTAAGAAACGGGGTCTTTCGCTGGAGGAGAAAAGGGAGAAGATGCTTCAGATATTTTACGAGTCACAGGATTTCTTCCTT CTAAAGGAACTTGAAAAGTTGGGGCCCAGGAAAGGTGTGATTTCGCAGTCTGTGAAAGATGTTGTTCAGAGCTTAGTTGATGACGACCTTGTCTCAAAGGATAAGATAGGAACTTCT GTATACTTTTGGAGCCTTCCCAGCTGTGCAGGAAATCAG TTAAGGAATGTGAGCCGTAAACTTGAAGCTGATCTACAGAGCAGCAAGAAGCGGCTTCAAGAACTAACTGATCAGCGTCAGACACTAAAGAAGGGACGAGAGGAATCT GATGAACGAGAGGAAGCATTAAGTGAACTGAAAGCAATCGAACAAAAGCACAATGAGCTGAAG GATGAGATGGAGCAGTATGCAGACAATGATCCAGCTGCCTTTGAAGCAAAGA AGGAAGCAATAGCAGTTGCCCATGCTGCAGCTAACCGATGGACAG ATAACATTTTTACGCTGCGGCAGTGGTGCTCAAACAATTTTCCAGAAGCCAAAGAACAGTTAGAACACATGTACAAGGAG ATTGGGATAACTGAGGATTTCGACTATTTGGAACTGCCATCTGCTGGTTGA
- the LOC116195866 gene encoding asparagine--tRNA ligase, cytoplasmic 1-like codes for MEAPPVEQMAAATLGDVATVAKHEFSDRVPIRSIVCRPDGGAGLAGQRVRVGGWVKTGRKQGGGSFAFLEVSDGTCPANLQVIVDCGVADLGQLVPTGTCVALDGVLKIPPEGTKQNIELRVEEVVHVGPVDPAKYPLPKTKLKLENLRDVVHLRPRTNTISAVARIRNALAYATHTFFQKHGFLYIHTPIITTSDCEGAGEMFQVTTLISDAEKLLKSPLPTEADIEAAKLAIDEKGAEVSQLKSAKTGKPKIDAAVAELHKAKENHSRLEERSKLKPGVLPVKDGKIDYSKDFFDRQAFLTVSGQLQVETFACAVSSVYTFGPTFRAENSNTSRHLAEFWMVEPEIAFAELKDDMNCAEAYVKFLCKWLLDNCLDDMEFLAKNYDKGCIDRLRMVGSTPFERVSYTEAVAMLEEVVKGGKEFENKVEWGMDLASEHERYLTEVIFQKPVIVYNYPKGIKAFYMKLNDDGKTVAAMDVLVPKVGELIGGSQREERYEIIRDRITEMGLPLEPYEWYLDLRRYGTVKHSGFGLGFERMILFATGIDNIRDVIPFPRYPNRADL; via the exons ATGGAAGCGCCGCCAGTGGAGCAAATGGCTGCCGCCACCCTCGGCGACGTCGCCACCGTGGCCAAGCACGAGTTCTCGGACCGCGTCCCCATCAGGTCGATCGTCTGCCGCCCAGACGGCGGCGCGGGGCTCGCCGGCCAGCGTGTCAGGGTCGGCGGCTGGGTGAAGACTGGCCGGAAACAGGGCGGCGGGTCGTTCGCTTTCCTCGAGGTGAGCGACGGCACGTGCCCCGCAAACCTCCAGGTCATTGTGGACTGCGGCGTGGCGGATCTCGGGCAGCTCGTCCCGACGGGCACTTGCGTGGCGCTGGACGGCGTGCTGAAGATCCCTCCCGAGGGGACGAAGCAGAATATCGAGCTCCGTGTCGAGGAGGTTGTCCATGTCGGACCGGTTGACCCGGCCAAGTACCCATTGCCAAAGACCAAGCTCAAGCTCGAGAACCTCAGGGACGTCGTACATCTCCGCCCGAGGACTAACACG ATATCTGCAGTGGCTCGGATTCGCAACGCATTGGCCTATGCAACCCACACGTTCTTTCAGAAGCATGGCTTCCTATACATTCACACTCCGATCATTACAACGAGTGACTGCGAGGGTGCCGGCGAAATGTTCCAAGTGACAACTCTGATCAGTGATGCCGAGAAGCTGCTCAAGTCTCCTCTTCCAACTGAGGCTGACATCGAAGCTGCTAAGCTTGCCATTGACGAGAAGGGAGCGGAGGTTTCTCAGCTGAAATCTGCTAAAACGGGCAAACCAAAGATTGATGCTGCTGTGGCTGAGTTGCACAAAGCCAAAGAAAATCACTCGAGGCTTGAAGAGAGATCAAAACTTAAACCCGGTGTCCTCCCTGTGAAAGATGGGAAGATTGATTATTCGAAAGATTTTTTTGACCGGCAAGCCTTCTTGACTGTCTCAGGGCAATTGCAGGTGGAGACTTTTGCTTGTGCTGTCAGTAGCGTGTATACTTTCGGGCCGACTTTCCGTGCTGAGAACTCGAACACTTCGAGGCATTTGGCAGAATTCTGGATGGTGGAGCCTGAAATAGCTTTTGCTGAGCTGAAG GACGATATGAACTGCGCGGAGGCGTACGTGAAATTTCTGTGCAAATGGTTGCTTGACAACTGTCTTGATGACATGGAATTCTTGGCCAAGAACTATGACAAAGGCTGCATCGATCGACTAAGAATGGTTGGTTCTACTCCCTTTGAGCGGGTTTCATATACGGAAGCAGTCGCCATGCTAGAGGAGGTTGTAAAGGGTGGTAAAGAGTTTGAGAATAAGGTGGAATGGGGAATGGATCTAGCATCTGAACATGAAAG ATACTTGACCGAGGTGATATTTCAAAAGCCCGTTATCGTGTACAATTACCCTAAAGGAATTAAAGCGTTCTATATGAAGCTTAATGATGACGGGAAAACTGTGGCAGCTATGGATGTCCTTGTACCCAAG GTGGGAGAACTGATTGGTGGAAGCCAAAGGGAAGAGCGCTACGAGATTATCAGGGACAG GATTACAGAGATGGGGCTGCCTCTCGAACCCTATGAATGGTACCTTGACCTTCGACGTTATGGTACCGTAAAGCACAGTGGGTTTGGGTTAGGTTTTGAGCGGATGATTCTATTTGCTACTGGTATTGATAACATCAGAGATGTTATTCCGTTCCCTCGGTACCCAAACAGAGCAGATCTCTGA